In Vicia villosa cultivar HV-30 ecotype Madison, WI linkage group LG7, Vvil1.0, whole genome shotgun sequence, the DNA window GGTTTCCAAGGAAACAAACCACATATATAATTTTCAAGACGAATtagaagtccattttttcctttaCTTGAGATGGTAATTCCACATTTGCCCCAAATTTCCAAAACCTAGGTTATCAACATAATCACTTACTCAACCCCAATTAGGTCTTAATTGACTTGAGACACCATATGCCATCATTGAAAATGACTAAAATTCTCTTCCTTGGTAAAATGATTATTTTACCCCTAACCTCCCAATTTTATTAATTTACAAATGAAATGATCTTTAATCAATATGGCTTGATGATCACCTACTTCTCCCACATTGACTTCTTTTCTCCCTTGTGACAAGTAAAACGGAAGAACCATTAAAGATACTTAAACAGAAAATGGAAAGGTTAAAAGATGAGAAATTTGTCTTTGAATTACTCAATCATGGTAAAGCTAGGGATGATGCCATATTCAACCAAGAATGATAAACTCTCTTGCTTCCTTCTCCCAACATCGAGTGGTTCTACAACACAACCGTTGCTCTTTAATTTCTCCTTTTTCATTCTATGCTTTCTCCCAAATTTGATATGGATTCTTGTAATACTTAGGTTTGCTCTAGAATGAGGATCATAATTGTGGAGATGAATAATACATCCAAACAAGGAAGGCCCACACACAAGTTCACCTTCCAAAATTTCCCCTCTATCCCAAGTGTGGAATGAGAAAGTATGCAATAATTTCCTAATTTCCTCTAACCATCACCTTAAATTTATTTCCCACAATATGACGACTTTACCCTTCATTTAATATAGGTGAATTTTCGATAACGTATAGTACCAATTGAAATTCCCTAATAATTTTTTGTTCACAGCTTAGAAACTTAATAAATTACTTTTCATTAGTTTTAACTACACAAAATTTCATTCAATTACTATGAAATGAGTAAAATGTCCTTTTTATAATAAAATGACTATTTTACCCTAAGTCCCTTCTATTAATTTATAAACGATTGATCTTTTAATCTATAATTTATGTTGAGATATTATATCCTTCATGATAGATGTGAAACACTTCGAAACGATCTAAGTGTGTGTTTGCTAGTAATTCAAATGATCGCAACCGTGTGTGTTTTCTGGGTTTCCATCGCGAGTTTTACCGAAGCTACAACTACCAACTCTTCTAACTGTGCAGTTCCACCGTGTTTTTTCAATATACCAAACATAGGCCGCATAAAGACGGTTTTTCTATTTGGATAGAAATTTCTACATGCAGTATCAAAATATTCAAACAAATGTAAAGGCCAATCTCAGAAAACCCAAACAATTGTAAATAGTTAGAGTAATGATTTATTTTTGCATTAGCCCCCATATATATCTTGCAAAATCACAATGTatcatgtcattaaaaaattGATAATTGTACCGAAAAATTCACATTTTATATATCATATGATCCCAAATTAACTCTTCACATACATGAATAGCCAGTTCTACTTTTTTTTTCCCTTCCCTCCAGCTATCTAGCAATATGTAATTTCTATATagccaaaaaaattaaaataaagcacCAACATTGTTTTTTGGTGCACGATGATAGTTgaatctaattattttatttctttagttAATTCACCGTTTCTAAATGTAATCacattttctaatacatttttCATCATTTCATAAATTGTGAATGTTAGTACAATTGTTCTTTGGCAGTTTCCAAGACCTTGTAACTCTTCTTCAATTCGAACAGAAAAAATTGCAATATTTATTCATTCTTGCAATTCATTGAGGTTTGTGCTTTAGTACCTGTTTACACATTAAAAAGACCAATTAAGTATTCACACTTATTCATCAAAATTTACCATAGAAAAGGACCATAAAGGCATAAACTACTGAAAAATTCACATTTTATATATCATATGATCCCAAATTATACCGAAAAATTCACATTTTATATATCATATGATCCCAAATTAACTCATCACTTTgtagtttttttaattacttgaatttttataatttaattataattttattaatagtaATATTCTTAAGTAGGTggaatgaaaaaaattaataattagaatatcataaaaaataacaattctataaaaaaaaaacttatattagtttttttacaACAAACCTGAACATTCTCAATTGATATTAGTTGAGTTGAATGAGTATAAACGACTTATCTAAATCTcagttatttatatttatatttatgtattattattattaagttgttgatatttataaatcaacaatttttatttaaaaaatttaaaatacgtCTAAATATTAACATAGGGGCTATAGATTGATAAACGTCATTAACatagtaaaaataataaattaaatctattttttttgttcgaaaagaaaaaaaaataaaaattgatcaaGTCTAGTTTTTTTAGGCCATGATCAAGTTTAGTTCTACATTACAAAAATATAcaattactaaaaaaaatatttaaaacatacaTACCCTAAAAATAGGTGGAAGTAGTTTGTGACCGatttaacttatttttaatgAACATTTAGAAACTTACCTAAACAATTTGACCTAGGTTTTCTCTAAAACATTGTGAATTTGTCCTAGTCTATAAATCACTATCTAATATCTTATCCTAGCAATTTTAATGATCTTCATAATGCAAAGATGGATGTCACATTAGCCAACTTTAATACCTCAATTATTATTGTTAAGATTGGTGCTTCATGAATAATATGAACTTCTTGTTGGTacaaaatcatcatcaatttgaatgtTGAAAGTGGAAACTTTCTTCTTTTGTCCCCTAAACATGACTTCCACTTCTACCAAAAATGTTGCACAAACTGGTCTATGGTCCGAAAATTTGAATTCTTTGCGCACGTATGAAAGTTGTTGTATTCCCCTTCCATGCCACAATATTCTATCACACCTGCAATTCTTAATCATCAGATTTGTTTTGAAACCGATTTTTACATCTGGTTCAACCGTGATTGAACCGATTAAACTAATTGAACCATAATTCATAGGTCTCATCATCGGTTCAATCTCGGATATGCTTTTGATAACATTAATTCAAAGTGATACATACCATGCGGGAGTTCTCCTTTTGTTCTTTGAAATCTTTAGACCTTCGACATAGTAAGTATCCGAGTTGAAAGCATATTTATAAGTAGGTGCAAAGAAGATCTTCCCCTCTTTCCACCCCTTGAATACTCGACCGGCTTCCCTTTCCATTTTAAGCTGTCAAGATAACAAAAACGAACGACAAAAAACCATCATGGTTCGTAAAAAAAAGAGTGGAAGACAGCATAAATACTCATAATCTCAAGGAGACCGTCAAGAAGAATACGATCAAGGTTTTAAATAGCGGTTGCATTTTCTGTTACAACGCAATCATTGATATTGCGGAGTGTTACGAACAAATGCATCTGAAGCAATAGCGATCGATTGTGGCCGCTGTGTAGTTCTAGACTTGAATCTAAAACCCTGAGTCTAATGGAAACATGTATCATATTCAAATTAACATTACAAGGGAGAAAGTAACAAGTACCTGATCTTTGTTAAAAAGTGCAGGCCAATCCTTCATTTCCACGAGCCTTTTAGCATCATCGCGGCTCAAAGAAATTCTGTAATTCAAGTCTCCAAACCACATGATTCGGCTGGAGAATTTTTTTCCCAAACATGATCAGAAATATGAAAAATAACTGACAGTTATAGAGAAATCGAGAAAAGGTCTACATTATAACTCTTCAAAAATAGTATCGAGCAACGCTTACTCGTGATCTAAAATTTTGTCAGGCATTCTACTGTGCTGTGTCTTGCAAATCCTTGGAAACTGAGTGTTCTTTAGTATCTCTATGACATCAAGATTTCGGCGTAGCTCATCGCCCTCTTTCTCTCCCGACGCTAGATGACTGCAGATAAAGCAAAAACTTGTCTGATAAAATGACATGCTCACTGATATACACCCCTGCAGCCATATAAAAAAAAACACGGTAACGCTTTTATGTTAAAGAGTTGTTTTTCATTGAAACTTCTTAATTCATATGCACTTGCATCGAACgagaaagtaaagaaaaaaaaatcgtaTTTCAACTACCTTGTTTCCGAGGCATCCCATGATACCGCGACTCGTGCAGCATATTCTTAAATGTCCTACATATTGAATAAGCTCCTTCTTCATCCATACACTAACGAAAATTCCAACCATTTGCTTACATGTAACAAGACTATATTTCATCTGATTAGTAGCCAGAGCGACAGGAATCGGGAAACTGTCGTCCTCCTCCTCGGTCGAAGAATCGtctaaattaaaatttgattctTGGCATCGAAAACAGAAGTCCTTAGCAGCTTTCCTTTCCATTTCGAGTACACAGTTACAACTTTTTAGTCTCTTTCCGTTTAGTTTCTTGAAAGTTTTCTTGATCTTCTTTAGAGAAGGCTTCGGGAAGAGCAATGACCCGCCGAAGGATGCGGTAGGTTTTAGTCCGTTATGAGAAACGAAACTCGAAGGACCGTTGAGCGATTGATTGATTAAAGAAAGCCATTTTGCAGCAGGTTCATTGTCCTCTAATACAAGTACATTTCCAGCATTCAAAGGGACAATTTCCTGAAAGCTAACAAGTTTGAAAAACAATAATTATCGACTATAACGTTTTAGCGCATAAAGCGTTGTCAATTACAGATCGCAGAAAATAGCAGTTTGTTCAAATTCAGCTATGCGGCTGTGATATAGTCCCGCTTTTGACCAATATTTTCTACTAAAATCACAAATTATGagaaacaaacagagaaatagagagaaagCATACCCCAAAACATACATATCGGGTTCGTTCCGAACCTGAAGAAAATCGCTAAGATCAAGGTTCCCACTGGGGCACTGACCACCAACATTCCACGTTGCAGCGAAAACTCTGATTAAAATCACAAGCAAATAACTCTAACTGTTAATCCAGTCACAGATATTGCAACAAGAACAAGATATAAACAAAATCTTCGCATTACTTGAAATTCTGAACTGCTTCACCAGAAGACATCGAAGATACCGAGCCTTGATTTTGAACCGATAAATCAGAAAGCGCTTCTGCAATACAACAAACACAAACTGAtatcaataatatatacaaaaaaacaCGAGATCTGTCAACTTGATCATGCTGATACCGTGATACGGAACTTTCGTACAGTAAAAGTATGATGTTATGCTATTCTCAAACAACCTCCACCATTAACAAAGGAACTTTCATACAGTAAAAGTTGTAGATAATGAAGAAGAACAAAGAAAGATCAATAATTGAATTTTCATCTGAAAGTCTAAATTTGATTATATTCCGAGATTTCGATCAAATCACCAGATGCTGCTACACCTTATCTTATAACtttgataatttattttttgtcaaaaaattcTACCTAAAAGAAGATAAATAGAATGAAAAATTCTCTGAACCACAGATAATAGATATGAAACTATGGATAACATATCTATTATTTTCTTATGCCAAGTTGAAAATGAAATGTATGCACCATCTATGATTCATTTTATTTACACAAATCTGAAAATCAACCAAGAATATATTCTTATACActtgaaactaaaataaaataactttggTTATTCCATTTATTTTATCTGTTTGGCCAActcatcttctcatctttacagaTAGGATATGATTTTAATACTATCATGCTTTCACAGAAGATAAAGAACAAAAAGGTTCCATACTTTAAGTCTAAgaggaaaaaaaacataaaagtaatGATTCAAATTTGCATTTTCTTCACTTGAAAAGTAGTGATTCCACCTTTTCAGGAAAGCAAGTTGAAGTATTGAATTGAATGATacaaattttagaaaaattaacAATGTCAAAAAAAGACTATTCTAGCTTTAAAGATTGTAGGAATATTGTCTGTCTCTTCTTATTTAGATAAAACTAGAATGAAATTCAAATGGAACTCACCATGAGAATCAATTGAACCTCTTTCGATTGTTCTTCCGTTTCTATCTCTCATACTCAACACTTTCGAGAAAAATGACTGAAATCACATTCGAAagaataattacaaaataatcaATCAACATTCGTGATTCGTGTGTAACTCTAACGAAGAAAAACTATCCTCGAAATTAACCTGTTTTTTCCTCGGTCGATTGCTTGCTATCATTTCTGAAACTGTTTGTCTATCCTCGAAATCATTGTCCATCTAAATCTAAATCATCGAAAAAATGTTGAAAGTTAAAGgattcaaaatatttaattttataaactaATCAATGCGTTTTCATTCGACAAAAGTTAATTGATGcatacaaataaatttttttcttctgataatcattcaaaacaataatatataaataaaagcatATTGAAGAAAGAATTTCATGCACAGATTTAGGATATAACAAAAATTGGATTCATTTTGAAATCATTGCTACCATTAAAAATGTGATtctcatattaaaataaaaaagagggAAAAAAAGAAACCTGAAGAAGAATGAATCCTTGTGTCTAGAACTGAAAATTTGTATAGTGTGCAATCAAAAGGAATCATGAAAGATACATGTATATATAGTGGAAGAGAAAGTATTTGATGATTTCAAAAAGGATACAAAGGAGACAGAAAAATAGGTATAGGTTTATAGAGAGAGTAGGGTGTTTGTTTCTTTCTTATTCATGAAATTGGAATGAAAAATTTGaggaaaattaattaaatcaataaaagaaatagtcaaacaaaaaGAGGAGATGAATGGAATGGAATCTTATATGTCTCTTCATTCAcatttattgttgttatattataatttttactatatttttattattattatttgaaaacaaGGTCAGAGTAATAATAATGGATTCAAACCTTTTCCTTGTTTTGATTTCAGCATTTTTATCTATTCTGGTCAAAATTTCATCTTTATGGAAGATAAATAGATGAGATAAATATCTCTACACAACTAATAACCGAATTTTCtttaaataactaaattatttaatttatatataaatcagatatattaatctataaaaaaaaaattcttatgaTAAATATAGGATAcaatctattataaatatataaaaacgaAAGTACTTGGTAATTACATAATAAGCCATCTGATTAAATGCCTAATCTAATCTAATTATAAGGGTAAAATTGACTATTTAAAAGTTACTTGATTTATATTCACTTGACATTTAATAGGGCTGATGTGGCATAGCCAAGATTATTGttgcttttaattatttttttaattctataataattaatttaacctaATCATTCTTAGCATTTATAATACACCTATTTGTAATTGGGAAATAAAAAGCCAGCCGTTTTTGTAGTCAAACGATATTCCTCTCCACCCACCCTTTCCAAGATTCACAATATTTCTCCCTTTCCAAGAATTACGATTTTCCACTCCACACATTCTTCCAAGATTCATTGAATTAATATTTCACTACTACCTTTTCATTTTTTTGTCCACCTATAAATTCAAGGTGTCAAAAGAGTGTACCACAACTTCTATTCTTCCATTCCAATCTTCTGTGTAAGTTTTGTATTTGTCATTTTTATCTAAAATCTGTTTTCGCCCAATTGAATCTGCGAAGGACATCAACGAGTCAAAGGATTTGTATTTGGTCTATGGCAAGTACTTCAAACAGATAATCAATGGATGATTTTGTTTGATTCAAATGCATGATTTTGATTTTTCTACTTCTGCTCTATTTTTTATAATCAATggatgattttaattttttataatggatgattttgtttgattcaaaggtcTATTTTTATAATGGATGATTTTGTTGTATTTCTTTTTTGCAACTTCAAGGGATTGTTCCAACCTTTTTTATAATAGGACTGATTTTGTGGTATTTCGTTTTTGCAGCTTTCGAAGTTCAGTCAGAATTTGCAGCTGAAACCTCTTACATcatataaaatttcaaattttcacatTTCATTCTAATTGATATGATTCAAGGGATTGTATTTGTTATGCCAATGTATTCCTAATCGTATACAATGCACTCTTAACATCAAACTATATGGTCAGTAGTTTATGAAAGTAGAACAATAATTACGCAGGAAATTAATATGGGTTAAATAATATCTCATCCTCCAAACTTCAAGATTCTATTACGCAGTTCATGATACGATAATTTGATTCAATTGTTTATTATgtctctttttgtttattttgttttgaatttgttgCTGTTGAACTTATTTAGTTTGAGTTATGCAAGTAAAATTGGTGTACAATGAAGAGGTTTAATTGATGAAGAATAATTTAAGATGCTGCATAAGTATTTCAATTGATACCTACAACAGATGCTTCTGGATGTGTTTTGTTATTTTAAGCAAGATGAAAGAAATAGTGATGTAATGTTCTGACTTCAAAATTCTTTAGTAATTTCTACGGGGTACTATAGAATTTCAAATCATGATATAATGTCGTAGTTATTTTTTAGTTGTAAAAATGTCATTATTATTCTGAtacatatatttaaattataaaatcaatatttaaattataaaaacaattcCCTTATATGAAGATACTTTTGTATGATATAAAACATCGTTGAGAAAAAACTTTAAGATAGCTTTAGCACTGTCAAATCAGTGTGTTTACATTGTgttttttctttccattttcaaGAAATGTTTCAatttttctttccattttcaaGAAATGTTTCAAATTTTTAAGAAATGtttcaaattattaaaaaatatatttttgactgAGAATTAATGCAGCTTCGTTgataaattgaattaaatatataattaacgtTAATTAATGAGATTTAATTGTGTTGAattgtattataatattttatttaattatctttcaGTTTAATGCTAAAtggttattttgattttttttcttaattaaagtttattttctatttaataccatttttattgtaatttagtatcaacatattttttaaacttttaaaaatagaaattttggtctaaaaatattttattctgaAAATTTTAgtctcaaaatattttatttctcaaTTATTTGTAACTTTTTTTTGGTTGaaattatttgtaattttttttattaattgataaagtCACTTATTGATATAATTAAAAGTCAA includes these proteins:
- the LOC131616784 gene encoding type I inositol polyphosphate 5-phosphatase 10-like isoform X2 yields the protein MLSIVSYLLSVVQRIFHSIYLLLEALSDLSVQNQGSVSSMSSGEAVQNFKVFAATWNVGGQCPSGNLDLSDFLQVRNEPDMYVLGFQEIVPLNAGNVLVLEDNEPAAKWLSLINQSLNGPSSFVSHNGLKPTASFGGSLLFPKPSLKKIKKTFKKLNGKRLKSCNCVLEMERKAAKDFCFRCQESNFNLDDSSTEEEDDSFPIPVALATNQMKYSLVTCKQMVGIFVSVWMKKELIQYVGHLRICCTSRGIMGCLGNKGCISVSMSFYQTSFCFICSHLASGEKEGDELRRNLDVIEILKNTQFPRICKTQHSRMPDKILDHDRIMWFGDLNYRISLSRDDAKRLVEMKDWPALFNKDQLKMEREAGRVFKGWKEGKIFFAPTYKYAFNSDTYYVEGLKISKNKRRTPAWCDRILWHGRGIQQLSYVRKEFKFSDHRPVCATFLVEVEVMFRGQKKKVSTFNIQIDDDFVPTRSSYYS
- the LOC131616784 gene encoding type I inositol polyphosphate 5-phosphatase 10-like isoform X3 → MSSGEAVQNFKVFAATWNVGGQCPSGNLDLSDFLQVRNEPDMYVLGFQEIVPLNAGNVLVLEDNEPAAKWLSLINQSLNGPSSFVSHNGLKPTASFGGSLLFPKPSLKKIKKTFKKLNGKRLKSCNCVLEMERKAAKDFCFRCQESNFNLDDSSTEEEDDSFPIPVALATNQMKYSLVTCKQMVGIFVSVWMKKELIQYVGHLRICCTSRGIMGCLGNKGCISVSMSFYQTSFCFICSHLASGEKEGDELRRNLDVIEILKNTQFPRICKTQHSRMPDKILDHDRIMWFGDLNYRISLSRDDAKRLVEMKDWPALFNKDQLKMEREAGRVFKGWKEGKIFFAPTYKYAFNSDTYYVEGLKISKNKRRTPAWCDRILWHGRGIQQLSYVRKEFKFSDHRPVCATFLVEVEVMFRGQKKKVSTFNIQIDDDFVPTRSSYYS
- the LOC131616784 gene encoding type I inositol polyphosphate 5-phosphatase 10-like isoform X1; the encoded protein is MDNDFEDRQTVSEMIASNRPRKKQSFFSKVLSMRDRNGRTIERGSIDSHEALSDLSVQNQGSVSSMSSGEAVQNFKVFAATWNVGGQCPSGNLDLSDFLQVRNEPDMYVLGFQEIVPLNAGNVLVLEDNEPAAKWLSLINQSLNGPSSFVSHNGLKPTASFGGSLLFPKPSLKKIKKTFKKLNGKRLKSCNCVLEMERKAAKDFCFRCQESNFNLDDSSTEEEDDSFPIPVALATNQMKYSLVTCKQMVGIFVSVWMKKELIQYVGHLRICCTSRGIMGCLGNKGCISVSMSFYQTSFCFICSHLASGEKEGDELRRNLDVIEILKNTQFPRICKTQHSRMPDKILDHDRIMWFGDLNYRISLSRDDAKRLVEMKDWPALFNKDQLKMEREAGRVFKGWKEGKIFFAPTYKYAFNSDTYYVEGLKISKNKRRTPAWCDRILWHGRGIQQLSYVRKEFKFSDHRPVCATFLVEVEVMFRGQKKKVSTFNIQIDDDFVPTRSSYYS